Proteins encoded together in one Nyctibius grandis isolate bNycGra1 chromosome 1, bNycGra1.pri, whole genome shotgun sequence window:
- the OGFRL1 gene encoding LOW QUALITY PROTEIN: opioid growth factor receptor-like protein 1 (The sequence of the model RefSeq protein was modified relative to this genomic sequence to represent the inferred CDS: deleted 1 base in 1 codon), giving the protein MGSLLSGVSFKEPTTVEDCDSTWETDSEPEAADPGGEPRRQEGVCTAAGGGEEAAELPAADCRPQEPPPPASPPPEEGERADADGTSPEQSGDGTELTAKPKRSFYAARDLYKYRHQYPQNFKDLRYQNDLCNLRFYKNKIPFKPDGVYIEEVLNKWKGDYEKLEHNHTYIQWLFPLREQGLNFYAKELTTYEIEEFKKTKEAIKRFLLAYKMMLEFFGIKLIDKTGNVARAANWQERFQHLNESQHNYLRITRILKSLGELGYESFKSPLVKFILHEALVEDTIPNIKQSALEYFVYTIRDRRERRKLLRFAQQHYAPSEHFIWGPPRKQKSEGSKTNKKPASPISIHNSYISKHKKSKEPKNTSASGSSAGKTTEERKAELTKNMEENDQDEQEMNCDAVRQNNKEKNSDTDTGQLSKSEEIHDVSDRKEDTPHSKKDDENLNNDCGNHPGTIEQDLCDTENSSHNTSVDLQDNLDKDMLSGGTTTKTKDELKS; this is encoded by the exons aTGGGCAGCCTGCTGAGCGGGGTCAGCTTCAAGGAGCCCACCACGGTGGAGGACTGTGACTCCACCTGGGAGACCGACTCGGAGCCTGAGGCGGCAGATCCCGGCGGGGAGCCGCGGCGGCAGGAGGGCGTGTGCACTGCCGCGGGAGGCGGGGAAGAGGCGGCCGAGCTGCCCGCCGCAGACTGCCGGCCCCAggagcccccgccgcccgcgtCCCCGCCGCCGGAGGAAGGGGAGCGGGCAGATGCGGACGGCACCAGCCCCGAGCAG AGTGGTGATGGAACTGAGCTGACAGCCAAGCCAAAGAGAAGCTTCTACGCAGCAAGAGATTTATACAAGTACCGACACCAATATCCA caGAACTTTAAGGATCTTCGATATCAAAATGACTTGTGCAATCTCCgcttttacaaaaataaaatcccatttAAACCTGATG GGGTTTATATTGAAGAAGTCCTAAATAAATGGAAAGGAGACTATGAAAAACTGGAACATAACCACACTTACATACAGTG gcTTTTCCCACTGAGGGAACAAGGTCTGAACTTCTATGCTAAAGAATTAACTACATATGAAATAGAG gaattcaagaaaacaaaagaagcaaTTAAAAGATTCCTTTTGGCTTACAAAATGATGTTGGAGTTTTTTGGAATAAAACTAATTGACAAAACTGGAAACGTAGCACGAGCTGCTAACTGGCAAGAAAGATTTCAGCATTTGAATGA gtcTCAACACAACTACTTGAGAATCACTCGAATTCTGAAAAGTCTTGGTGAGCTTGGATATGAGAGTTTCAAATCTCCCCTGGTAAAATTCATTCTCCATGAAGCTCTTGTGGAAGATACCATTCCCAACATTAAGCAAAGTGCTctagaatattttgtttatacTATTAGAGACcgaagagaaaggaggaaactCCTGAGATTTGCCCAGCAACATTATGCGCCCTCAGAGCATTTTATCTGGGGACccccaagaaaacagaagtcagagggaagcaaaacaaataaaaagccagCATCTCCAATTTCTATTCACAATAGTTATATTTCTAAGCATAAGAAATCAAAGGAGCCTAAGAATACATCAGCAAGTGGAAGCTCAGCTGGTAAAACAACtgaagaaaggaaggcagaactcacaaaaaacatggaagaaaatgaCCAGGATGAACAAGAAATGAACTGTGATGCTGTTAGGcagaacaacaaagaaaagaacagtgATACTGATACTGGTCAGCtttcaaaatcagaagaaattcaTGATGTTTCAGACAGAAAGGAGGACACTCCTCATTCcaaaaaagatgatgaaaatcTGAACAATGACTGTGGAAATCACCCAGGCACTATAGAGCAAGATTTATGTGACACTGAGAATTCTTCACATAACACGTCAGTAGATCTACAAGATAACCTTGATAAGGATATGCTTTCAGGAGGGACCACCACA AAAACCAAGGATGAGCTCAAATCATGA